One region of Triticum aestivum cultivar Chinese Spring chromosome 6B, IWGSC CS RefSeq v2.1, whole genome shotgun sequence genomic DNA includes:
- the LOC123134496 gene encoding probable peroxygenase 5, protein MGATGQRRMSSLPAAAAAPLLLLLAVSSWSQAAAAPAWTTDLEKHVAFFDTDNDGIVTFSETEQGLRAIGLGVLEATASATLINGAIGPKTRPENATTSRFDIYIANIQKGIHGSDSGSYDAQGRFVPAKFNEIFTKYAMVKPNALNEDELDAMRTANRKEGDFKGWAASKAEWGMLYSLAKDKDGFLQKDTVRTVYDGSLFAKLAKKAGN, encoded by the exons ATGGGCGCCACCGGCCAGCGTCGGATGTCATCTCTGCCCGCGGCGGCGGCCGCGCCTCTCCTGCTTCTGCTCGCCGTGTCCTCCT GGAgccaggcggcggcggctccggcctgGACGACGGACCTGGAGAAGCACGTGGCGTTCTTCGACACCGACAACGACGGCATCGTCACCTTCTCCGAAACCGAGCAAG GGCTTCGTGCCATCGGTCTCGGAGTTCTCGAGGCGACGGCCAGCGCGACCCTGATCAACGGAGCCATCGGACCCAAGACCAGACCT GAAAATGCTACGACATCGCGGTTTGACATCTACATAGCGAACATCCAGAAGGGGATCCACGGGAGCGACAGCGGTTCGTACGATGCTCAAGGAAGGTTTGTTCCGGCCAAGTTCAACGAGATATTCACCAAGTACGCCATGGTCAAGCCGAACGCCCTGAACGAGGACGAGCTGGATGCGATGCGCACTGCCAACAGGAAGGAGGGTGACTTCAAAGGATG GGCGGCGTCGAAGGCGGAGTGGGGCATGCTCTACAGCCTCGCCAAGGACAAGGACGGCTTCCTTCAGAAGGACACCGTGCGCACCGTCTATGATGGTAGCCTCTTCGCTAAGCTGGCGAAGAAGGCTGGAAATTAA